Proteins co-encoded in one Acidovorax sp. 69 genomic window:
- a CDS encoding 2-hydroxyacid dehydrogenase, with protein sequence MTKPRILQLNPILIPEINQQLAALYDVHKLYETPDPAAWLRENGATVLAVVTGGHTGITRAMLEQLPALRVVAVNGVGTDAVDLAYCRSRSLPVTATLGALTEDVADLAIGLLIAACRNLCAGDRFVRDGQWELHPQPSAIPLARRFSGMHVGIVGMGRVGRAVAARAAAFGCAISYTDLRPMEDVPYRFVPGLVELARDADALVLCAAADQAEGIVNAAVLDALGPRSFLVNVARGRLVNEADLADAIAAGRIAGAGLDVFVDEPRVPLALRQSDRVTLQAHRASATWETRTAMGQMVLDSIAQALAGQRPALSLTT encoded by the coding sequence ATGACCAAGCCACGCATCCTGCAACTCAACCCCATCCTCATCCCTGAGATCAACCAGCAGCTCGCCGCGCTGTACGACGTGCACAAGCTTTACGAGACGCCGGACCCGGCGGCCTGGTTGCGCGAGAACGGTGCCACGGTGCTTGCAGTGGTCACCGGGGGTCACACCGGCATCACGCGGGCCATGCTGGAGCAGTTGCCTGCGCTCAGGGTCGTGGCCGTCAATGGTGTGGGCACCGATGCGGTAGACCTTGCGTACTGCCGCAGTCGGTCGCTGCCCGTCACCGCCACGCTGGGTGCACTGACCGAAGACGTTGCGGATCTGGCCATTGGCCTGCTGATCGCCGCGTGCCGCAACCTGTGTGCGGGCGACCGTTTCGTGCGCGACGGCCAGTGGGAGCTGCACCCCCAGCCCAGCGCCATCCCGCTGGCTCGGCGGTTCAGCGGCATGCATGTGGGCATCGTGGGTATGGGTCGCGTGGGGCGCGCAGTGGCCGCGCGTGCAGCGGCCTTTGGCTGTGCGATCAGCTACACCGACCTGCGCCCCATGGAGGACGTGCCCTACAGGTTCGTACCGGGCCTGGTGGAACTGGCACGTGACGCCGACGCGTTGGTGTTGTGCGCTGCCGCCGACCAGGCCGAGGGCATCGTCAATGCGGCGGTGCTCGACGCGCTGGGCCCGCGCAGTTTTCTCGTCAACGTGGCGCGGGGTCGTCTGGTCAACGAGGCGGACTTGGCCGATGCCATCGCCGCAGGCCGTATTGCCGGGGCGGGGCTGGATGTGTTCGTCGACGAGCCGCGTGTGCCGCTGGCCCTGCGTCAGTCCGACCGCGTGACCCTGCAGGCCCATCGCGCCAGCGCCACCTGGGAGACCCGCACGGCCATGGGGCAGATGGTGCTGGACAGCATCGCGCAGGCCCTGGCTGGCCAGCGGCCGGCGTTGAGCCTGACCACCTGA
- a CDS encoding citrate synthase family protein — MASWISMDEACSLLGVRPQTVYAYVSRGKLEVAPDPTDSRRSLYRTEDVAVLTKRKQAGRKHETLAANTLFGAEPSVPTALCTFFKGRPYYQGRDAVDLARSATLEDAAQLLWGAERAVDFSTSTPLQAGRQPGRDAAFTALASLAAVGLSTRGRLTRVLHTEGQALVGQMANAFGARQCPQPLHQRFALGWKQPHRVAELLRTAMVLLADHELTSSAFAARIAASTGASLPACLLAGLTTLSGPLHGDASGRVQALFSEVERLGDDAVLAHYLSTGLPLAGFGHHIYPDGDPRAAALLALFEPPQAIARFIEKVIAMTGLQPNIDVALAALVAHHRLPADAAFGLFATARSVGLLAHSLEQLDVAQVIRPRGRYVGPPPQVLAAG; from the coding sequence ATGGCCTCCTGGATATCAATGGATGAGGCGTGCAGCCTCCTCGGGGTACGGCCCCAAACGGTGTATGCGTATGTCAGCCGCGGCAAGCTCGAGGTGGCCCCCGACCCCACGGATTCGCGCCGCAGTCTGTACCGCACTGAAGACGTGGCGGTGCTGACCAAGCGCAAGCAGGCCGGCCGCAAACACGAGACGCTGGCCGCCAACACCCTGTTCGGCGCAGAGCCCAGCGTACCGACGGCGCTGTGCACCTTCTTCAAAGGTCGGCCGTATTACCAGGGGCGGGATGCCGTCGATCTGGCGCGCTCCGCGACACTGGAAGATGCAGCGCAGCTGCTGTGGGGAGCCGAGCGGGCTGTGGACTTTTCCACCTCGACACCCCTGCAGGCAGGCCGCCAACCTGGCCGCGACGCGGCCTTCACGGCGCTGGCCAGCCTGGCCGCCGTGGGGCTTTCGACACGCGGACGGCTCACGCGGGTGCTGCACACCGAGGGCCAGGCCCTGGTGGGGCAGATGGCCAACGCCTTCGGCGCACGGCAGTGCCCGCAGCCACTGCACCAACGGTTTGCGCTGGGCTGGAAGCAGCCGCACCGGGTGGCCGAACTGTTGCGAACGGCCATGGTGCTACTGGCCGACCATGAGTTGACCAGCTCAGCCTTTGCCGCGCGCATCGCGGCCTCTACAGGGGCATCGCTTCCGGCCTGCCTGCTGGCGGGCCTGACCACGCTGTCAGGGCCCTTGCACGGGGATGCATCAGGCCGGGTGCAGGCGCTGTTCAGCGAAGTGGAGCGTTTGGGCGACGATGCTGTGCTTGCCCACTACCTGTCCACCGGGCTGCCACTGGCCGGTTTCGGGCACCACATCTACCCGGATGGCGACCCGCGTGCCGCAGCGCTGCTGGCGCTGTTCGAGCCACCCCAGGCCATTGCGCGCTTCATCGAGAAAGTGATTGCGATGACGGGTCTGCAGCCCAACATTGACGTGGCATTGGCAGCCCTGGTGGCCCATCACAGGCTGCCTGCCGACGCTGCCTTTGGCCTGTTTGCCACGGCCCGCAGCGTGGGCCTGCTCGCGCACAGCCTGGAGCAACTGGATGTTGCACAGGTCATCCGGCCGCGCGGACGCTATGTGGGACCCCCACCCCAGGTGCTGGCGGCCGGCTGA
- a CDS encoding cytochrome c — MSSELLNGLLEGLYAAQQGLRALLHLVGSAPDLHGQPAWPLGYRIAAEMLVVDAGHARRVLLSLLCAGVAVLAMGLSLPWRRARIPLWAAAIAVLVLAPWPQAHLLLTPAVPTSLHQSPTGFEATGIVRGQAVYRQHCVRCHGTDGRGEGAEAAQLAQWPPNLNGALLWKRLDGELFWRVREGMHNRVGVQTMPGVGNALRDQEIWEVLDYLQAHAAGQMLRESGTWDRPVRLPGMAVHCRSGRPQQSRDLLGQRVRVAVAGPGVPPLADDPRLVTLVAGPPASDADVECWPDGGAEAVNQTLALVLGVPVAELPGYQLIVDRAGWLRARGQPGKTAWSEDDLVCRSGTVLTAPADASVEKRSAAQGDGLEALIRRMDAEPVRLLRGGFPH; from the coding sequence TTGTCTTCTGAACTGTTGAACGGCCTGCTCGAAGGCCTGTATGCCGCGCAACAGGGCCTGCGTGCGCTGCTGCATCTGGTCGGCTCGGCGCCCGACCTGCACGGCCAGCCCGCGTGGCCGCTGGGCTACCGCATTGCCGCAGAAATGCTGGTGGTGGATGCCGGCCACGCGCGGCGCGTATTGCTGTCGCTGTTGTGTGCTGGTGTGGCGGTGCTGGCCATGGGGCTGTCGCTGCCCTGGCGGCGTGCCCGAATTCCGTTGTGGGCGGCTGCCATCGCAGTGCTGGTGCTGGCCCCTTGGCCGCAGGCGCATCTGCTGCTGACGCCCGCCGTACCCACCAGCCTGCACCAGTCTCCCACCGGCTTTGAGGCCACTGGCATCGTGCGCGGCCAGGCGGTGTACCGACAGCACTGCGTGCGTTGCCACGGCACGGACGGGCGGGGCGAGGGGGCCGAGGCTGCGCAACTGGCGCAATGGCCACCCAATCTGAACGGAGCGTTGTTGTGGAAGCGGCTCGATGGTGAACTTTTTTGGCGCGTGCGCGAGGGCATGCACAACCGCGTTGGTGTGCAGACCATGCCCGGTGTGGGCAATGCACTGCGCGACCAAGAGATCTGGGAGGTGCTGGACTACCTGCAGGCCCACGCTGCCGGGCAGATGCTGCGCGAATCCGGCACCTGGGACCGCCCCGTGCGCCTGCCCGGAATGGCCGTGCACTGTCGCAGCGGGCGTCCACAGCAGTCTCGCGATCTGCTGGGACAGCGCGTGCGCGTGGCGGTGGCAGGCCCGGGCGTGCCACCGTTGGCCGACGACCCTCGCCTGGTCACGCTGGTGGCGGGGCCTCCGGCCTCCGACGCCGATGTCGAGTGCTGGCCCGACGGTGGGGCCGAAGCCGTGAACCAAACTCTGGCCCTGGTGCTGGGTGTGCCTGTTGCAGAGCTGCCGGGCTACCAGCTCATTGTGGATCGCGCAGGCTGGTTGCGTGCCCGTGGACAGCCGGGCAAGACGGCGTGGTCTGAGGACGACCTGGTCTGCCGCTCGGGCACGGTCCTCACGGCACCCGCTGACGCGTCAGTGGAAAAACGGTCGGCAGCCCAAGGTGATGGGCTGGAGGCATTGATTCGGCGTATGGACGCCGAGCCTGTACGGCTGCTGCGTGGTGGCTTTCCGCACTGA
- a CDS encoding ABC transporter ATP-binding protein has protein sequence MVSAVVSDDPGVATRATGARIDVRHVSHWFDLPAGPLHVIDELDLSIAPGEFVALLGPSGCGKSTLLRLVAGLEPATTGELMQDGAPITEPDPSRIVVFQDPTLFPWRTVWDNVALGLQARGLLRTQRHRVDEALALVGLQDFAKAFPHQLSGGMAQRVALARALVNDPTLLVLDEPLGKLDSLTRLSMQTELVQLWQRAGFSALLVTHDVEEALFMAQRVVVFSDRPARVKQVLVNDLPYPRHRGDPRLAALRHEALALLGLAASW, from the coding sequence ATGGTGAGCGCTGTTGTGAGTGACGATCCGGGTGTAGCCACACGCGCAACCGGCGCGCGCATCGACGTGCGCCATGTGAGCCACTGGTTCGACCTGCCCGCAGGCCCGTTGCATGTGATTGACGAACTGGATTTGTCCATCGCCCCTGGCGAATTCGTGGCGTTGCTGGGCCCCAGCGGCTGCGGCAAGAGCACGCTGCTGCGCCTGGTAGCGGGGCTGGAGCCCGCCACCACGGGTGAACTGATGCAGGACGGCGCACCCATCACCGAGCCCGATCCCTCGCGCATCGTGGTGTTCCAGGACCCCACGCTCTTCCCCTGGCGCACTGTGTGGGACAACGTGGCCCTGGGCCTGCAGGCGCGCGGCCTCCTGCGCACGCAGCGCCACCGGGTGGACGAAGCGCTGGCCTTGGTCGGCCTGCAAGACTTTGCCAAGGCGTTCCCGCACCAGCTCTCGGGTGGCATGGCGCAGCGCGTGGCGCTGGCGCGTGCACTGGTCAACGACCCCACCTTGCTGGTGCTTGACGAACCGCTGGGTAAGCTCGATTCGCTCACCCGCCTGTCCATGCAGACCGAGCTGGTGCAGCTATGGCAACGCGCGGGCTTTTCGGCGCTGCTGGTCACGCACGATGTGGAAGAGGCGCTCTTCATGGCGCAGCGCGTGGTGGTGTTCTCTGACCGCCCTGCGCGTGTGAAGCAGGTGCTGGTCAACGACCTGCCGTACCCGCGCCACCGGGGTGATCCGCGCCTGGCGGCCTTGCGCCACGAGGCCTTGGCGCTGCTCGGCCTGGCGGCAAGCTGGTAG
- a CDS encoding ABC transporter permease, which yields MSTVADNILGAPPGAAPRPATSSSRSPSPPQAVHTVKVPDFKAAAASVGFWWTGLAATIAWAALALLTGLWPNKPAGFSEWAFTEEFAWGAGGVSVLLLALVILARPLGATVHRVRAAGPWLIAIALGLLVWEVFTAKLGTLPPPFFAPPQSLVEVYATDAPRLLESAVASLRLLALGIAIGAAAGFVTGVLIGWSRQASYWIHPVLRILGPVPTTALLPVSFYFFPSSWSTAIFLIALGTAFPVAILTWSGVAGVHKNFYDVARTMGASPWFLVLRVAIPAALPQVFVGLFMGLGAAFSTLVVAEMLGVKAGLGWYLTWAQGWAAYPNMYAALIVMALLFSGVISLLFVLRDRVLSWQKGVVKW from the coding sequence ATGAGTACCGTCGCTGACAACATTCTGGGCGCGCCGCCTGGCGCCGCGCCCCGGCCCGCCACATCGTCTTCACGCTCACCGAGCCCGCCCCAGGCGGTGCACACGGTCAAGGTGCCTGACTTCAAGGCCGCCGCTGCGTCCGTGGGCTTTTGGTGGACGGGGCTTGCCGCCACCATCGCATGGGCCGCCTTGGCCCTGCTCACGGGTCTGTGGCCCAACAAGCCAGCGGGCTTTAGCGAGTGGGCATTCACCGAAGAGTTTGCCTGGGGCGCGGGTGGGGTGTCGGTGCTGCTGCTGGCGTTGGTGATCCTGGCCCGCCCGTTGGGCGCCACGGTGCACCGCGTGCGCGCGGCCGGTCCGTGGTTGATTGCGATCGCGCTGGGCCTGCTGGTGTGGGAGGTGTTCACCGCCAAGCTGGGCACGCTGCCACCGCCGTTTTTTGCTCCCCCTCAGAGCCTGGTCGAGGTGTATGCCACCGACGCGCCGCGCCTGCTCGAAAGCGCGGTGGCCTCGCTGCGTCTGCTGGCCCTGGGCATTGCCATTGGTGCGGCGGCGGGGTTTGTGACCGGCGTGCTGATCGGCTGGTCGCGCCAGGCCAGCTACTGGATCCACCCGGTGCTGCGCATCCTGGGCCCGGTGCCCACCACGGCGCTGTTGCCGGTCAGCTTCTATTTCTTTCCGTCGAGCTGGTCCACGGCGATCTTTTTGATTGCGCTGGGCACAGCCTTCCCGGTGGCCATCCTGACCTGGTCGGGCGTGGCCGGGGTGCACAAGAACTTTTATGACGTGGCGCGCACCATGGGCGCATCGCCCTGGTTCCTGGTGCTGCGTGTGGCCATCCCTGCCGCTCTGCCGCAGGTGTTTGTGGGCCTGTTCATGGGCCTGGGCGCGGCGTTTTCGACCCTGGTGGTGGCCGAGATGCTGGGCGTGAAGGCGGGCCTGGGCTGGTACCTGACCTGGGCGCAGGGCTGGGCGGCCTACCCCAACATGTATGCCGCGCTCATCGTGATGGCGCTGCTTTTCTCGGGCGTCATCAGCCTGCTGTTCGTGCTGCGCGACCGGGTGCTGTCGTGGCAGAAGGGGGTGGTGAAATGGTGA
- a CDS encoding ABC transporter substrate-binding protein: MSKVQGQGGVGGRWTRRQLLQAAGASSMVGVGSVVGSHVLAAGKLREVKLAWNANAICLSAAPVAIERGIFEKHGLKVELINFAGSTDQLLETIATSKADAGLGMVHRWIKPLESGFDVKLVGSSHGGCSRLVGYEAAGVTSLQKLKGKTIAVSDLNSPGKNFFSVLLAKAGLNPEKDVVWRQFPGDMLGLAVEKGEAQAIADGDPNLLLIQRRTKGLVDLASNLSGEYAAKTCCVLGVSGAMVRNDKGTAAALTRAIIEASDFVSDNPNETARIFSPYSKVPQEDLRAVLGTLTHRSHPVGTALRQEIEFYARDFKLVGVLKPSTDPARFAAHVHADVLA, translated from the coding sequence ATGAGCAAGGTTCAAGGTCAAGGTGGGGTGGGAGGGCGCTGGACGCGCCGGCAGCTGTTGCAGGCGGCGGGCGCGTCCAGCATGGTGGGGGTGGGCAGTGTGGTGGGCAGCCATGTGCTGGCTGCCGGCAAGCTGCGTGAGGTGAAGCTGGCGTGGAACGCCAATGCCATTTGCCTTTCTGCGGCCCCTGTAGCCATCGAACGGGGTATTTTTGAAAAACATGGCCTCAAGGTCGAGTTGATCAATTTTGCGGGCTCTACCGACCAACTGCTGGAGACCATTGCCACCTCCAAGGCCGATGCGGGCCTGGGCATGGTGCACCGCTGGATCAAGCCGCTGGAGTCGGGCTTTGACGTGAAGCTGGTGGGCAGCTCGCATGGCGGTTGTTCACGCTTGGTGGGCTACGAAGCGGCGGGCGTGACCAGCTTGCAAAAGCTCAAGGGCAAGACCATTGCCGTCTCGGACCTCAACAGTCCTGGCAAGAATTTTTTCTCGGTATTGCTGGCCAAGGCCGGCTTGAACCCCGAGAAAGATGTGGTTTGGCGCCAATTCCCCGGTGACATGCTGGGCCTTGCGGTGGAAAAGGGCGAGGCACAGGCCATTGCCGACGGCGACCCCAACCTGCTGCTCATCCAGCGCCGTACCAAGGGCCTGGTGGACCTGGCGTCGAACCTGTCGGGCGAATACGCCGCCAAAACCTGCTGCGTGCTGGGCGTGAGCGGCGCCATGGTGCGCAACGACAAAGGCACGGCGGCAGCCCTCACGCGCGCCATCATCGAGGCCTCGGACTTCGTTTCCGACAACCCCAACGAAACGGCACGCATCTTCAGCCCATATTCCAAAGTGCCGCAAGAAGACCTGCGCGCGGTGTTGGGCACGCTCACGCACCGCAGCCACCCCGTAGGCACGGCGCTGCGGCAGGAGATCGAGTTCTATGCCCGCGACTTCAAGCTGGTGGGCGTGCTCAAGCCCAGCACCGACCCCGCGCGTTTTGCCGCTCACGTCCACGCGGACGTTCTTGCCTGA